The following are encoded in a window of Castanea sativa cultivar Marrone di Chiusa Pesio chromosome 5, ASM4071231v1 genomic DNA:
- the LOC142634246 gene encoding putative disease resistance RPP13-like protein 1, whose translation MSVVREAALSYFLQKLFDKLTSLDLLKIFNQEQFDADLKKWETTLMKIRAVLDDVEEKQMTCWVVKIWLDELEDLAYDVEDILDEFATEALRHELIAEASTSKVLKLIPGCVGLNRNCVTFSARMLFKIKEIDTRLQEIVTQKNDLELKDKAQGMTKTTRSRLPSTSLVNEGQVFGRDEDKKAIINLLLSGESGDAQLSVIPILGMAGLGKTTLAQLIYNEDNVDSYFDLKAWIHVSEDFDVVRVTKVILQSITCETYDINDLNLLQVKLKDKLFGKKFLLILDDVWNENYDFWTQLRCPFEFGAPGSKIVVTTRNDRVSSTLGTTKAYKLKGLSNDACLTIFIQHALGITDFSACPELEEIGQKISERCKGLPSVAKALGGHLRTIHNRDEWKHVLNNKIWNMLEGNNDVLPTLRLSYIYLPSHLKRCFAYCSVFPKDYEFEEKELVLLWMAEGLIHETKENKQIEDLGVEYFRDLIGRSFFQQSSSNESLFVMHDLINDLAQWAAGDLCYRLEDKLGGNKQFKISTKVRHFSYIRGVCDGITKFEAFPKDVCLRTFLPLPIKNKGYLTNYVLDFLLPQLRYLRVLSLSGYEIDELPNSISDLKHLRYFNLSCTKITSLPESITNLYNLQTLILKGCSHLTKLPEKIGNLINLRHLDITDAHLIKEMPMGLKELKSLQTLSDFVVGKDTKSKIGDLMNLEFLRGRFCISSLENVPNAEDARNANLNCKKNLDVLVMKWQFDDLQVRRVAVDVLDMLRPPSMVKELFIKGYVGEKFPTLLGDPSFSNMVLLRIENCKNCTSLPAIGQLPSLKDVVIKGMAKVRSIGPEFYGEGCLKPFRSLEKLCFKNMQEWQDWIPQGGEYEFRQLYELTIFECPKLQGNLPHHLPSLKKNFVHQCKQLLVSIPSLPMLHELEIVGCKKMRSENTIELSSLKSVFFSIPMPNILNEEFMQRLTKIEYLKIYDCKELTTSLWQDRLDSLIRLYIKSCPRLVNISLPSTLRTITIESCHALNSLPISNCTCLEHATIEGCASLTSISRGKLPPSLKRLDVHNCENLLFVVDVREASPSSSLNLIEENLHGNTNNNASFLQHLEIKDCESLKCLSSSGNLSVMLKHLEIYGCLKLTSLSSRDQLPAALKHISIRLCPMLESIANTLHNNASVEQLKIWHCEKLKTLPEGLHKLCHLNEINIGGCSSLVSFPDRGLLPTNLRKLVIQDCENLKSLPNHMYILTTLQKLSIWQCPSIIFFHEEGFPTNLTSLNLSSVNIGKQVAKWGLHRLTSLKYLKIYGFSDWQSFPEEGKNMMMLPSSLTGLKIMSFPNLVFLSSKGFQNLSTLKKLLVYDCPKLSSLPEKGLPHSLLKLQIYRCHLLEQHCKKGNGREWFKIANIPCILIDGRAQQRGKTT comes from the coding sequence ATGTCAGTTGTTAGAGAGGCTGCTCTATCCTACTTCCTTCAGAAGCTGTTTGACAAGTTAACCTCTCTTGATTTGCTGAAGATCTTCAACCAAGAGCAATTTGATGCTGACCTTAAGAAGTGGGAGACAACATTGATGAAAATCCGTGCGGTTCTGGATGATGTAGAGGAGAAGCAGATGACATGCTGGGTGGTGAAGATTTGGCTGGATGAGCTCGAAGACTTGGCTTATGACGTGGAAGACATCTTAGACGAGTTTGCTACTGAAGCATTGAGACATGAGTTGATTGCAGAAGCCAGCACAAGTAAGGTACTAAAACTCATCCCTGGTTGTGTTGGCTTGAATCGAAATTGTGTTACTTTCAGTGCTAGGATGCTGTTCAAGATTAAAGAGATTGACACAAGATTGCAAGAAATTGTGACACAGAAGAATGATTTGGAATTAAAAGACAAAGCTCAGGGAATGACTAAAACAACAAGATCAAGACTGCCCTCAACTTCTCTGGTCAATGAAGGTCAGGTTTTTGGCAGGGATGAAGATAAAAAGGCTATCATCAACTTGTTGCTGAGTGGTGAATCAGGTGATGCTCAACTGTCTGTTATTCCCATACTTGGTATGGCGGGTTTGGGTAAGACAACTCTTGCTCAACTAATCTACAATGAAGATAATGTGGATAGTTACTTTGATTTGAAAGCATGGATTCATGTTTCTGAAGATTTTGACGTTGTAAGAGTGACAAAAGTAATTCTACAATCTATCACTTGTGAGACCTATGatattaatgatttaaatttacTACAAGTCAAATTGAAAGATAAGTTATTTGGCAAGAAGTTTTTGCTCATTTTGGATGATGTCTGGAACGAAAACTATGACTTTTGGACTCAACTACGTTGTCCTTTTGAATTTGGAGCTCCAGGAAGTAAGATTGTTGTCACAACTCGGAATGATCGCGTTTCATCAACATTGGGCACCACTAAAGCTTATAAGTTGAAAGGGTTGTCAAATGATGCTTGTTTGACAATATTTATCCAACACGCATTGGGCATAACAGATTTCAGTGCATGTCCAGAACTTGAAGAAATTGGCCAAAAAATTTCAGAGAGGTGTAAGGGCTTGCCTTCAGTAGCAAAAGCTCTTGGAGGCCATTTGAGAACCATACACAATCGTGATGAGTGGAAACATGTGCTAAATAACAAGATATGGAATATGTTAGAAGGGAATAATGATGTTCTTCCTACTCTTAGATTGAGCTATATATATCTTCCTTCGCATTTGAAGAGGTGTTTTGCCTATTGTTCAGTATTCCCAAAGGATTATGAATTTGAGGAGAAAGAGCTAGTCTTGTTATGGATGGCAGAAGGTTTAATTcatgaaacaaaagaaaacaagcaaATCGAAGATCTCGGTGTTGAGTATTTCCGTGATTTGATTGGGAGATCATTTTTCCAACAATCAAGCAGTAATGAATCACTCTTTGTTATGCATGATCTCATCAATGATCTAGCTCAATGGGCAGCGGGAGACTTGTGCTATAGGTTGGAGGATAAATTGGGTGGCAATAAACAATTCAAGATTTCTACAAAGGTACGTCATTTTTCCTACATTCGTGGTGTTTGTGATGGTATCACAAAATTTGAAGCCTTCCCCAAAGATGTGTGTTTACGAACTTTCCTGCCGCTACCAATAAAGAACAAAGGTTACTTAACAAATTATGTTTTAGACTTTTTGTTGCCCCAATTAAGATACCTAAGGGTATTATCTTTAAGTGGATATGAAATAGATGAGCTACCAAATTCAATTAGTGATTTGAAACATCTAAGATACTTCAACCTTTCTTGTACTAAGATTACAAGTTTACCAGAATCAATAACTAATTTGTACAATTTGCAGACATTGATATTAAAAGGTTGTTCACATCTAACAAAATTACCTGAGAAAATTGGGAATTTAATCAATCTTCGGCATCTTGATATTACTGATGCGCATTTAATCAAAGAGATGCCTATGGGACTAAAAGAGTTAAAGAGCCTACAAACTTTATCTGATTTTGTTGTGGGGAAAGATACCAAATCTAAAATAGGGGATTTGATGAACTTGGAGTTTCTTCGAGGAAGATTTTGTATTTCAAGCTTGGAGAATGTGCCTAATGCTGAGGATGCAAGAAATGCCAATTTGAATTGTAAGAAGAATTTAGATGTATTGGTGATGAAATGGCAGTTTGATGATTTACAAGTTAGAAGAGTTGCAGTTGATGTTCTTGACATGTTACGACCTCCAAGCATGGTGAAAGAACTTTTTATTAAGGGCTATGTAGGTGAAAAATTCCCAACTTTGTTAGGAGATCCTTCATTTTCAAATATGGTGCTCTTAAGGATTGAGAATTGTAAAAATTGTACATCCTTGCCTGCAATCGGGCAATTACCCTCTCTCAAAGACGTTGTCATTAAAGGAATGGCTAAGGTAAGGAGCATTGGCCCTGAGTTTTATGGGGAAGGTTGCTTGAAACCTTTTCGATCCTTAGAGAAACTTTGCTTTAAAAATATGCAGGAATGGCAAGACTGGATTCCTCAAGGAGGGGAGTATGAATTCCGTCAATTGTATGAGCTTACTATCTTTGAATGCCCCAAATTGCAAGGAAATTTGCCCCACCATCTCCCAtcgttgaaaaaaaattttgttcatcAGTGTAAGCAATTGCTTGTTTCAATACCAAGCCTTCCAATGCTTCATGAATTAGAAATTGTGGGATGCAAAAAGATGAGGAGCGAAAATACAATCGAGTTAAGTTCACTAAAATCAGTGTTTTTTTCTATTCCAATGCCAAATATTTTGAATGAGGAGTTCATGCAAAGGTTAACAAAGATCGAATATCTGAAGATATACGATTGTAAGGAGCTAACAACATCGCTGTGGCAAGATAGGTTGGATTCCCTTATAAGGCTATATATCAAATCATGCCCAAGACTTGTCAACATTAGCTTGCCTTCTACATTAAGGACAATAACAATTGAAAGTTGCCATGCTCTGAACTCCTTGCCAATATCCAATTGTACGTGTCTAGAACATGCAACTATTGAGGGATGTGCTTCTTTAACCTCCATTTCAAGAGGTAAGCTACCTCCGTCTTTAAAGAGGCTAGATGTACATAATTGTGAGAATTTGTTGTTTGTGGTGGATGTGAGAGAggcttctccttcttcttctttaaatttGATAGAGGAGAATCTTCATGGCAACACTAACAACAATGCATCTTTTCTTCAACACTTAGAGATTAAGGATTGTGAATCTCTAAAATGCTTATCATCAAGTGGCAACCTATCTGTCATGCTTAAACACCTTGAGATTTATGGATGCTTAAAGCTGACGTCCTTATCATCAAGAGACCAGTTACCTGCAGCCCTAAAACACATTTCAATACGACTTTGTCCAATGTTGGAGTCAATAGCAAATACACTACACAACAATGCATCTGTTGAACAACTTAAAATTTGGCATTGTGAAAAGCTTAAGACCTTACCCGAGGGCCTACACAAACTATGCCACCTCAATGAGATCAACATAGGTGGGTGTTCTAGTCTTGTTTCCTTTCCGGATAGAGGGTTACTCCCTACCAACCTGAGAAAGCTTGTGATCCAAGATTGTGAGAATCTTAAGAGCTTGCCCAATCACATGTACATCCTTACCACTCTTCAAAAATTAAGTATATGGCAATGTCCAAGTATTATATTCTTTCATGAAGAGGGTTTCCCCACCAATCTAACATCACTTAATTTGTCAAGTGTCAATATCGGTAAGCAAGTAGCTAAGTGGGGATTGCACAGACTTACTTCTCTTAAATATCTCAAGATTTATGGATTTTCAGATTGGCAGTCGTTTCCTGAAGAAGGGAAGAATATGATGATGTTGCCTAGCTCTCTCACTGGCCTGAAGATAATGAGTTTTCCAAATTTAGTATTCCTATCCTCGAAGGGCTTTCAAAACCTCTCTACTCTTAAGAAACTGCTAGTCTATGATTGCCCTAAACTCTCATCCCTTCCAGAGAAGGGTCTGCCTCACTCACTTCTGAAGCTTCAAATTTATAGGTGTCATCTGCTGGAACAACATTGTAAGAAAGGCAATGGGCGAGAGTGGTTCAAGATAGCTAATATCCCTTGCATTCTGATTGATGGCCGTGCACAACAAAGAGGAAAAACTACATAA